In Spirosoma aureum, a single genomic region encodes these proteins:
- a CDS encoding class I SAM-dependent methyltransferase, which translates to MGKTTRFISTFDWIAPVYDLLASVVFGRKLQQAQVVFLTDIPPKASVLLAGGGTGWLLEQLLMKRNPKRVLYLEASVRMVALASQRIIQKAVLGTVEYRVDTIMHLPNGDQFDIVITPFLLDLFPEETLQSSLIPQLRNSLKPNGIWLVADFIGTDVWWQKTLLWAMIRFFRLTAGIETTQLADWQRLLAEAGLSLQKRQPCVGGMVSTEVWHLK; encoded by the coding sequence ATGGGAAAAACAACCCGATTTATCTCTACTTTCGATTGGATTGCGCCGGTTTATGATTTACTGGCAAGTGTGGTATTTGGGAGAAAACTTCAACAGGCGCAGGTTGTCTTTTTAACTGATATTCCGCCAAAGGCATCGGTGCTTCTGGCAGGCGGTGGAACTGGCTGGTTGCTCGAACAGCTTTTGATGAAGAGAAATCCGAAACGGGTTCTTTACCTCGAAGCGTCGGTCCGAATGGTAGCCCTGGCCAGTCAGCGAATAATCCAGAAAGCAGTACTGGGTACGGTCGAATATCGGGTAGATACGATCATGCACCTGCCAAACGGCGACCAATTCGACATTGTTATAACGCCTTTCCTGCTCGATCTTTTCCCAGAAGAAACGCTACAATCCTCATTAATACCTCAACTTCGAAATTCGCTTAAACCCAACGGGATCTGGCTTGTTGCAGACTTCATAGGCACTGATGTCTGGTGGCAAAAAACGCTGCTATGGGCTATGATCCGTTTTTTTCGACTGACGGCTGGCATTGAAACAACGCAGCTGGCCGATTGGCAACGGCTTCTTGCGGAGGCCGGTCTATCACTTCAGAAACGGCAGCCTTGCGTAGGCGGCATGGTCTCAACCGAGGTTTGGCACTTAAAATAA
- the lgt gene encoding prolipoprotein diacylglyceryl transferase — MLQYIIWNIDPEIIRIGSWPLRWYGLCFAAGFLIGLQLMTFIFKTEKKPLSDTDPLFITMVVSTILGARLGHFLFYEPSLFLHNPLQIITPPFAGLASHGGIIGISIGLWLYTQRASSKTTGQTFLWITDRVCIIAALAGAFIRFGNLMNSEIVGKPTDVPWAFVFLQNQEFSQVARHPAQLYESLSYLVLFVMLIWYWRTYRTQSAPGTMLGISLVWVFGFRFLWEFFKENQVAFEDSMSLNMGQILSIPAVVVGLYLLLRNFIRPTLFVPVALVIQSTSLCYRCEHTSSLPDSSKDHQSSWSNDCDVPTVNKQACNIRHLQDHIVDLKQPDSKVNYII; from the coding sequence ATGCTTCAGTATATCATTTGGAACATTGATCCTGAGATCATTCGTATCGGCTCCTGGCCTCTTCGGTGGTATGGTTTATGCTTTGCAGCCGGATTTCTGATCGGACTCCAACTAATGACGTTCATCTTCAAGACTGAGAAAAAACCTCTGTCTGATACGGATCCACTATTTATAACGATGGTCGTTTCAACCATCTTAGGTGCAAGGCTAGGTCATTTTCTTTTTTACGAACCTTCCCTGTTTCTGCACAACCCGTTACAGATTATAACTCCTCCTTTCGCTGGTCTTGCCAGTCATGGAGGCATAATAGGCATTAGTATTGGTTTGTGGCTCTATACCCAACGGGCATCCAGCAAGACGACTGGTCAAACGTTTTTATGGATCACTGACCGTGTGTGTATCATAGCTGCCCTTGCCGGAGCTTTCATCAGGTTTGGCAATCTGATGAATTCAGAAATAGTTGGTAAGCCAACCGACGTGCCCTGGGCTTTCGTGTTCTTGCAGAATCAAGAGTTTAGTCAGGTGGCCCGTCACCCAGCCCAACTCTACGAGTCGTTATCCTATTTGGTGCTGTTTGTTATGCTAATTTGGTACTGGAGAACATACCGTACCCAATCGGCACCAGGTACGATGTTAGGTATATCTTTGGTTTGGGTATTTGGCTTTCGGTTCCTCTGGGAATTCTTCAAAGAAAATCAGGTTGCTTTTGAAGACAGTATGAGCCTGAATATGGGTCAGATTTTGAGTATACCAGCTGTTGTAGTTGGCTTATATCTGTTGCTGAGAAATTTTATCAGACCTACTCTATTCGTTCCAGTGGCATTAGTAATCCAATCAACAAGCCTTTGTTACCGTTGTGAGCATACATCATCACTACCCGATTCGAGCAAAGATCATCAGTCAAGTTGGTCTAATGACTGCGACGTACCAACTGTTAACAAACAAGCTTGCAATATAAGACATTTACAAGATCATATAGTAGATCTGAAACAGCCTGATTCTAAAGTAAACTATATAATATAG
- a CDS encoding M56 family metallopeptidase has translation MQPLQTSLSGWQHLTQAICRTLVHSLWQGLLLAAVTAIVVVLTRKSSSTLRYQLFALLFSLFVIGSGFTFYLQFRQLETSHPALTNLSNPANVSRFSSYMPVDFQWVASRTPVSWLMDSVAENAALIVTIWFIIFSARFVQAMASLGHIQRIRHYKTHKPTEHWVDKLCVLAQKIGVKKAVLLLESELVNVPTVVGLLKPVILLPIGLLAQLPVHELEAILLHELAHIKRKDYLVNLMQSFAESVFFFNPAVWWVSALIREEREHCCDDMAIAISGNKTSFINALVAFQEYNLNRQSYAMMLSRKRNHLLERIKRIVYNNNQPLNAMEKIFVTSSIAIAVFVTVAFVPSSYHQKIRENYATILPGNRLVKPSYMTVQPDTLPKTTSIEYNEKDKVGTGTYTITKGGKKYQFIEKNGVISSLQIDGKQIPDEQIATYKAELDTIIKDVKEAQRMAESDRKQAEKARGQAMLARKQAEKAKTYAERAHLSAIEAKHKAELMQMQAELRTEDKQVRAAMDKLNSMKDADLAYKKAELQLELDQLRAQTAKLRDEAFLKAKVQQDKLHAENADHNLVELREHAEQIKRMAEDNRSLALMAKLRAEEVRGMAQVAKKQAEHARVRAEEARIYFEKTTRGVIDDLIREGIITDKSDLSFRLSNDELEVNGVKQPESVHQKLKAKYVNEAGFEIIYNHNGRTGISKMAK, from the coding sequence ATGCAGCCTCTACAAACCTCACTCTCCGGGTGGCAACACCTGACTCAGGCTATATGCCGTACGCTAGTTCATTCGTTGTGGCAGGGGCTGCTGTTGGCTGCTGTAACGGCAATTGTGGTTGTATTGACCAGAAAATCCAGTTCTACTTTACGTTATCAGCTTTTTGCCTTACTATTTTCTCTATTTGTTATCGGTAGCGGCTTTACGTTCTATCTGCAATTCCGTCAATTAGAAACCAGTCACCCAGCTTTAACCAATTTATCAAACCCGGCAAATGTCAGCCGTTTTTCGTCTTACATGCCTGTTGATTTTCAGTGGGTTGCCAGTAGAACACCTGTTAGCTGGCTAATGGATTCAGTGGCTGAAAACGCTGCGTTGATTGTAACAATCTGGTTTATCATCTTCAGCGCACGTTTTGTGCAGGCCATGGCCAGTCTGGGACATATTCAACGAATCAGGCATTATAAAACGCACAAACCAACAGAACATTGGGTCGATAAACTCTGTGTACTGGCTCAAAAAATAGGCGTGAAAAAGGCTGTTTTGTTACTGGAGTCAGAGTTGGTTAACGTACCAACAGTAGTTGGGTTACTAAAACCTGTCATCTTACTGCCCATTGGGTTACTGGCCCAATTGCCGGTCCATGAGCTTGAAGCCATTCTGCTGCATGAATTAGCTCACATCAAACGGAAAGACTATCTGGTCAACCTGATGCAGAGTTTTGCCGAAAGTGTTTTCTTTTTCAATCCGGCAGTATGGTGGGTTTCGGCGCTGATTCGGGAAGAGCGCGAACACTGCTGCGACGATATGGCGATCGCCATTAGTGGCAATAAAACCTCGTTCATTAACGCATTGGTCGCTTTTCAGGAGTACAATCTGAATCGACAGTCATACGCAATGATGCTTTCCCGGAAACGTAATCACCTGCTGGAACGGATCAAACGAATAGTTTACAACAATAACCAACCACTAAATGCCATGGAAAAGATTTTTGTGACGTCAAGTATCGCCATTGCCGTTTTTGTAACAGTTGCTTTCGTCCCCTCGTCCTACCACCAGAAAATCCGGGAGAATTATGCCACGATCTTACCCGGTAACCGACTGGTTAAACCGTCGTATATGACCGTGCAACCAGACACCTTGCCCAAAACGACGAGCATCGAGTATAATGAAAAAGACAAAGTCGGAACGGGAACCTATACCATCACGAAGGGTGGAAAGAAATATCAGTTTATTGAGAAAAATGGCGTTATCTCCTCCTTGCAAATCGATGGCAAACAGATTCCGGACGAACAGATTGCTACCTATAAAGCAGAACTCGATACGATTATCAAGGATGTAAAGGAGGCCCAGCGGATGGCCGAAAGTGATCGTAAACAAGCCGAAAAAGCAAGGGGGCAGGCAATGCTGGCCAGAAAACAGGCTGAGAAAGCAAAGACCTATGCTGAAAGAGCGCATTTATCGGCAATCGAGGCAAAACACAAAGCCGAGTTAATGCAAATGCAGGCCGAACTACGAACAGAAGATAAACAGGTTCGGGCAGCCATGGATAAGTTGAACTCCATGAAAGATGCCGATTTGGCCTATAAAAAGGCCGAACTTCAACTAGAACTGGATCAATTACGTGCACAGACGGCTAAATTAAGGGACGAGGCATTTTTAAAAGCCAAAGTCCAGCAGGATAAACTGCATGCCGAAAACGCTGATCATAACCTGGTTGAGTTACGCGAACATGCCGAACAAATAAAACGGATGGCTGAGGATAACAGGAGCTTGGCTTTGATGGCAAAGCTCAGGGCAGAAGAAGTACGGGGAATGGCTCAGGTTGCCAAAAAACAGGCCGAACACGCAAGAGTAAGAGCTGAAGAAGCGAGAATCTATTTTGAAAAAACAACCCGTGGTGTCATCGACGACCTGATCAGGGAAGGAATTATCACCGATAAGAGCGATCTGTCATTCAGACTGTCGAATGATGAACTGGAAGTGAACGGAGTAAAACAACCCGAATCGGTACACCAGAAGCTGAAAGCAAAGTATGTAAATGAAGCCGGTTTCGAAATAATTTATAATCATAACGGTCGCACGGGCATTAGCAAAATGGCTAAATAG
- a CDS encoding tetratricopeptide repeat-containing sensor histidine kinase: MRARLIYLVTVFSTWQFFSTNGHAQPLPNPTDTSYVMTLLKKGEAIETKQATTALAHYRNAYEFSNKINYTKGYFESVRLMAYLLNNLGRHDEARKIAQNALQKAKQDTSKRNLGLSYFALANTALFSGRFAEAIPNYRQAAHYMRLIGKLKNVAVINQNLGYIYEQQRMYPQALDHYKRALAFDSTDKGDPRSIASDYFSIANLLSKQNKLRESRANYLMARQWIDPKNDLDFMINLYNNLGYQYSAEANYDSALYYQREGLRMSRQLGNPRHELHLLMSLAQTNNRMKQFVRAIPLLDESFAIAKKNQVGLAEFANIYREYAISTEGLHAYKACAEWLDKYVGAKDSLNNQETKELLASYELQLKQAEARQKIAEKQQHIDRLEQQHQRQNLWLLIAGLIILAAIGSLFFAYLYAKQRQRTANNALLAAQREHELVAMQSEIQGQQKERLRISKEMHDDLGASLTAIGLLSEVVKTRMGPNTTPEIEKISSISSDMVTSMNEIIWSLNTKNDSLNGLIAYTRSYTSEFIDNTSLSLKTDVEESPLEIPMRGADRRNVFLTVKEALNNAVKHAQATQVRLVIHPQSDQLLIEVCDNGHGFVSNEKTSLRNGLGNMQNRMAESGGTCDISSSPAGTCVKISYPYPTVSMKKIMQL; encoded by the coding sequence ATGCGGGCCCGTTTGATTTATCTGGTTACGGTTTTTTCTACCTGGCAGTTTTTCAGTACAAACGGCCATGCCCAGCCCTTGCCGAATCCAACCGATACCAGCTATGTGATGACTTTGCTGAAAAAAGGGGAAGCTATTGAAACAAAGCAGGCGACCACGGCGCTGGCTCATTATCGGAATGCATATGAGTTCTCAAATAAAATAAACTATACGAAAGGATATTTTGAGAGTGTTCGGCTCATGGCCTATCTGCTGAACAACCTCGGCCGGCACGACGAAGCGAGAAAAATTGCCCAAAATGCGCTACAGAAGGCCAAACAGGATACCTCAAAACGGAACCTTGGCCTGAGTTATTTTGCCTTAGCGAATACCGCTCTGTTTTCGGGACGGTTTGCCGAAGCCATTCCAAATTATCGACAGGCAGCGCATTACATGAGGCTGATCGGCAAATTAAAAAATGTGGCTGTTATCAATCAGAATTTGGGGTATATCTATGAACAACAGCGAATGTATCCGCAAGCGCTGGATCATTATAAACGAGCGCTGGCATTCGACAGTACAGATAAAGGGGACCCTCGTTCGATTGCTTCAGATTATTTCAGCATCGCCAATCTGCTTAGTAAACAGAATAAATTACGAGAGTCGCGCGCCAATTATTTAATGGCCAGGCAATGGATTGATCCTAAAAACGACCTTGATTTTATGATCAACCTCTACAATAACCTCGGCTACCAATATAGTGCCGAAGCGAACTATGATTCGGCTTTATACTATCAGCGTGAAGGGCTTCGAATGAGTCGGCAGCTCGGGAATCCCAGGCATGAGCTTCACTTACTGATGTCGCTGGCGCAAACGAACAATAGAATGAAGCAATTCGTGCGGGCTATACCGTTATTGGATGAATCATTCGCTATTGCAAAGAAGAATCAGGTTGGCTTGGCCGAGTTCGCTAATATTTATCGGGAATATGCCATATCAACCGAAGGGCTTCATGCCTACAAAGCCTGCGCAGAGTGGCTCGATAAGTATGTTGGGGCAAAGGATTCGCTCAACAATCAGGAAACGAAAGAGCTGCTGGCAAGCTATGAACTTCAGCTTAAGCAAGCGGAAGCCCGCCAGAAAATCGCCGAGAAACAGCAACATATCGATCGGCTGGAGCAGCAACACCAGCGTCAGAACTTATGGTTATTAATTGCGGGACTGATCATTTTGGCCGCAATTGGCAGTCTGTTCTTCGCCTATCTTTACGCGAAACAACGCCAACGAACAGCCAACAACGCACTGTTAGCCGCCCAGCGGGAGCACGAACTGGTAGCCATGCAATCGGAAATACAGGGCCAACAGAAAGAACGGCTCCGGATATCAAAAGAAATGCACGATGATCTGGGAGCATCCCTGACGGCCATTGGGTTACTGAGCGAAGTTGTTAAAACCCGAATGGGACCAAACACTACCCCCGAAATAGAGAAAATTTCGAGCATCTCATCCGATATGGTCACCTCCATGAATGAGATTATCTGGTCGCTGAACACCAAAAATGACAGCCTGAACGGACTGATCGCCTATACACGATCCTATACTAGTGAATTCATCGACAATACTTCGCTTAGTCTGAAAACGGATGTCGAAGAATCACCCCTTGAAATTCCGATGCGGGGTGCCGACCGTCGGAATGTATTCCTGACGGTAAAAGAAGCCCTGAACAACGCCGTTAAACATGCGCAGGCTACGCAGGTGAGACTCGTGATCCATCCGCAGTCTGACCAGCTCCTGATCGAAGTATGCGACAATGGGCACGGGTTTGTATCGAATGAAAAGACTAGTTTGCGGAACGGATTAGGCAATATGCAGAACCGCATGGCTGAATCGGGCGGCACCTGCGACATTTCGTCATCACCAGCGGGAACCTGTGTAAAAATCAGTTATCCCTATCCAACCGTTTCAATGAAGAAAATAATGCAGCTGTAG
- a CDS encoding glycoside hydrolase family 140 protein — protein MKQLFVLSICLCWLNTMAQIRVHPNHRYLQDKDGKPFFWMGDTAWELFHRMDRRDTEAYLDTRRQQGFTVIQVVALAFANEADNHKPNRYGDFPFVDNNPDQLALTPGNNPEEAAQYDYWDHVDFVIQAAARMGLYVAINPVWGDHVSHHWSSKGVIFNEQKARSYGKFLGNRYANQANLIWIIGGDCPTVYEKDNLHFDDRPIWRAMVAGIKEGEGQKRHLMSYHPKGGKSSSGYFHQENWLDFNSFQSGHGSRDVDAWNWVGRDLALNPPKPTLDMEPCYEDHPINPWDGKWTRQRGYFNAYDIRSRLYRSVFASMCGFTYGHHQVWQFLDTTRYAPLTVGDTLIGWNRALHAEAAGQLRYLKQLMLSRPYFTRLADQTLIQSAKGTDYRDLVMATRDSASTYVMVYLPTSKPVTIDVTRLSGDKKRAWWFDPRTGHIFKGKEGPMTGALTFTPPAQSNASAMDWVLIIDDTAQKYPYPGP, from the coding sequence ATGAAACAGTTGTTTGTGTTGTCTATCTGCTTATGTTGGTTAAATACGATGGCACAGATTCGGGTCCATCCCAATCACCGGTATCTTCAGGATAAGGATGGAAAGCCTTTTTTCTGGATGGGTGACACTGCCTGGGAGTTGTTTCACCGAATGGATCGACGCGATACGGAAGCCTACCTGGACACGCGACGTCAACAGGGCTTTACGGTCATTCAGGTGGTTGCTCTGGCCTTTGCCAATGAAGCAGATAATCACAAACCGAATCGGTATGGGGATTTCCCGTTTGTCGATAACAATCCCGACCAATTAGCCCTAACTCCCGGAAATAACCCGGAAGAGGCCGCTCAATACGATTATTGGGATCATGTCGATTTTGTCATTCAGGCCGCGGCCCGCATGGGCTTGTATGTCGCCATAAACCCGGTTTGGGGAGACCATGTATCGCATCACTGGAGTTCGAAAGGCGTTATTTTTAATGAGCAGAAAGCCCGTTCTTATGGTAAATTTCTTGGCAATCGCTACGCGAATCAAGCTAATCTTATCTGGATAATCGGGGGCGATTGTCCAACGGTCTATGAAAAAGATAATCTTCACTTTGATGATCGCCCAATATGGCGCGCAATGGTAGCAGGGATTAAAGAAGGAGAGGGCCAAAAACGGCATTTGATGAGCTATCACCCAAAAGGAGGGAAGTCTTCTTCAGGCTACTTTCATCAGGAGAATTGGCTGGATTTCAACTCGTTTCAATCCGGTCACGGCTCCCGCGATGTAGATGCCTGGAACTGGGTTGGGCGGGATTTAGCGCTAAACCCGCCCAAACCCACTCTCGACATGGAGCCCTGTTATGAAGACCATCCCATTAATCCCTGGGATGGAAAGTGGACGCGCCAACGAGGATATTTCAACGCCTATGATATTCGTTCCCGGTTATACCGCAGTGTTTTTGCTAGTATGTGTGGTTTCACGTATGGTCATCATCAGGTCTGGCAGTTTCTGGATACAACGCGCTATGCGCCCCTCACGGTTGGCGATACCCTGATTGGGTGGAATCGAGCACTCCATGCCGAAGCTGCCGGACAACTGCGGTATCTGAAACAGTTGATGCTTTCGCGACCTTATTTTACCAGACTGGCCGATCAGACGCTGATTCAGTCTGCTAAGGGAACGGATTATCGGGATTTGGTGATGGCCACGCGCGATTCGGCAAGTACCTACGTAATGGTGTATCTGCCGACGAGCAAACCCGTAACGATTGATGTAACGCGTTTGTCAGGCGATAAAAAGCGAGCCTGGTGGTTTGATCCCCGAACTGGCCATATTTTTAAGGGAAAGGAAGGTCCAATGACGGGAGCCCTAACATTCACACCACCTGCTCAATCTAATGCATCGGCCATGGATTGGGTATTGATTATCGATGATACTGCTCAAAAGTACCCCTATCCAGGACCTTAA
- a CDS encoding acyltransferase family protein has product MVEINSATTSTKSHFFILDGLRGVAALAIVIFHFMEWVYTDPSGNFIAHGFLAVDFFFCLSGFVIGYAYDDRIRRLGFAAFFRLRLIRLHPLVILGSVIGLLAFLFDPFAAQPGLIGRPNLLLTFVCSIFLIPLPIMKERAFNLFSFNAPAWSLFWEYVANIIYALVLYRISRRYLSVLIVLAAVALCFVSYRAGNLLGGWAGSNFWDGCARVAYSFLAGLFIYRANWILKNNLGFMGVAGLLILAFLIPFTRWNWLVEPIIVLFYFPALIAAGAGASLSPGLKKLCVFSGKLSYPLYMTHYGAMWIFGSYLASHKPDTLHLSLIVVTGVIFLAGFAYLVLVLYDEPIRRYLARRR; this is encoded by the coding sequence ATGGTAGAAATAAATTCGGCTACAACAAGCACAAAGTCCCACTTTTTTATTCTGGATGGATTGCGCGGAGTGGCGGCTCTGGCCATTGTAATCTTTCATTTCATGGAGTGGGTGTATACCGATCCCAGCGGGAATTTCATCGCCCACGGTTTTTTAGCCGTCGATTTTTTCTTTTGCTTATCGGGCTTTGTCATCGGCTACGCGTATGACGACCGAATTCGTCGATTGGGATTCGCAGCATTTTTTAGACTACGATTGATCCGATTGCACCCCCTTGTCATCTTAGGATCGGTAATAGGTTTACTGGCGTTTCTGTTCGATCCATTTGCGGCTCAGCCCGGTTTGATTGGTCGGCCAAACCTGTTACTGACCTTTGTTTGCTCGATATTCCTCATTCCGCTGCCCATCATGAAAGAGCGGGCTTTCAACCTGTTCAGTTTTAATGCGCCAGCGTGGTCATTATTCTGGGAATACGTTGCCAATATTATCTATGCCCTTGTACTATACCGGATCAGCCGTCGCTATCTGTCCGTATTAATCGTGCTGGCAGCAGTAGCACTCTGTTTCGTTAGTTACCGGGCCGGTAATCTGTTGGGCGGTTGGGCAGGGTCTAACTTCTGGGATGGCTGTGCCCGGGTAGCGTACTCGTTTCTGGCCGGGTTATTCATTTACCGGGCCAACTGGATCCTAAAGAATAACCTTGGCTTCATGGGTGTGGCAGGACTGCTTATACTGGCATTTCTCATACCGTTTACCCGATGGAACTGGTTAGTCGAGCCGATCATTGTGCTGTTCTATTTCCCGGCCCTGATTGCGGCAGGAGCGGGGGCTAGCCTATCGCCTGGACTTAAAAAACTGTGTGTGTTCTCAGGCAAACTTTCCTATCCGCTCTATATGACCCACTACGGGGCTATGTGGATCTTCGGCAGCTATTTGGCCAGTCATAAACCGGATACGCTGCATCTGTCACTAATTGTGGTTACCGGGGTCATTTTTCTGGCTGGATTCGCCTATCTGGTACTGGTGCTCTATGATGAGCCCATTCGACGTTATTTAGCCAGACGCCGATAA
- a CDS encoding response regulator → MKTPITVAIVEDKEPIRQSLAILIDGADGFVCQASFETAEAALDYLPSHCVDVVLMDIDLPGMNGIDCVRHLKAHCASTQFMMCTMYDEDETVFEALKAGANSYILKRSPPHKLLEAITELYEGGSPMSSTIARKIAVSFHVGPAAPNELDVLTPREREILDRLAKGHSHKEVANELFVSPTTVRKHIFNIYEKLQVHSKVEAINKYLGRK, encoded by the coding sequence ATGAAAACCCCCATTACGGTTGCCATTGTTGAAGATAAAGAGCCTATTCGCCAATCATTAGCCATTCTGATCGACGGAGCCGATGGATTTGTGTGCCAGGCGTCTTTTGAGACGGCCGAAGCAGCCCTCGATTACTTACCCAGCCATTGCGTTGATGTTGTCTTGATGGATATTGATCTTCCTGGCATGAATGGAATCGACTGTGTTCGTCATTTGAAGGCACATTGCGCCAGTACACAGTTTATGATGTGCACGATGTATGACGAGGATGAAACCGTTTTTGAGGCACTAAAAGCGGGCGCTAACTCGTATATTCTGAAGCGGAGCCCACCTCACAAACTGCTCGAAGCCATTACTGAACTCTACGAAGGCGGATCGCCTATGAGCAGCACCATAGCCCGTAAAATCGCCGTCTCGTTCCATGTTGGGCCAGCTGCTCCTAACGAACTGGATGTGTTGACGCCCCGCGAGCGTGAAATCCTGGACCGGCTGGCCAAAGGTCATAGCCACAAGGAAGTAGCAAATGAGCTATTTGTCAGCCCGACTACTGTACGAAAACACATTTTCAACATCTACGAAAAGCTCCAGGTACACTCTAAAGTTGAGGCTATCAACAAATATCTGGGCCGGAAATAA
- a CDS encoding serine hydrolase domain-containing protein: MNRYLTALFTVVPFIVYSTTAQAQAKILTEAAPAAGGFSAARLARLDSGMSSWVNQKWVNGSVVLIARHGKIVFYKARGYNDQTTNAPLLKNGIFRVASQTKALTTVAVMMLWEEGKFSLDDPVSRFIPSFANQKVLANFRAKDTTYTTVPAKRPVTIRDLLTHTSGLGYPAIGPPAESAIYAKNDMTGGVGIKGQKLSDAMTRLGSLPLFFQPGEQWKYGLNMDVLGYLIEKWSGKTLEDFFLKRICHPLGMNDTYFNVPPEKGSRLVNFFQGDSTGNIQKQNSVFGGALDMNYPLQKHDYFSGGGGLSTTIYDYAIFLQMLLNGGEYKGVRLLARNTVRLMTMNQIGDLSPNIGDHASDNKFGFGFLVISENGSRFTPSQAGTYSWGGVFSTSYWVDPKEDMLVLIYRQMWGPYVTNTDKAFKPLVYQAIND; encoded by the coding sequence ATGAATCGTTACCTAACTGCTCTGTTTACTGTCGTTCCATTTATTGTTTACTCCACCACGGCCCAGGCGCAAGCCAAAATCCTTACAGAAGCGGCACCGGCAGCTGGCGGCTTTTCTGCTGCCCGCCTTGCCCGATTGGATTCTGGTATGAGTAGCTGGGTCAACCAGAAATGGGTGAATGGTTCGGTAGTCCTAATAGCCCGACATGGCAAAATTGTTTTTTACAAAGCGCGTGGATACAATGATCAAACGACGAATGCGCCACTTCTTAAAAACGGAATCTTTCGGGTAGCCTCACAAACAAAGGCACTCACAACGGTGGCCGTTATGATGCTGTGGGAAGAAGGAAAGTTTTCGCTGGATGATCCGGTTTCCAGGTTCATTCCCTCCTTCGCCAATCAAAAAGTGTTGGCTAACTTCCGGGCAAAAGACACCACCTATACGACCGTTCCGGCTAAACGACCTGTCACGATCCGTGATCTGCTGACGCATACATCGGGCCTGGGCTACCCAGCGATCGGGCCACCGGCAGAAAGTGCCATTTATGCAAAAAACGACATGACGGGTGGAGTTGGCATAAAAGGCCAGAAACTTTCCGATGCCATGACCCGCCTGGGTAGTCTGCCACTCTTTTTTCAACCCGGTGAACAATGGAAATATGGGTTAAATATGGATGTATTAGGTTATTTGATTGAGAAATGGTCAGGTAAGACACTCGAGGATTTTTTTCTGAAGCGGATCTGTCATCCACTTGGGATGAACGATACTTATTTTAATGTGCCCCCTGAAAAAGGCTCCCGGCTGGTCAATTTTTTCCAGGGCGATTCGACCGGAAATATCCAAAAGCAAAACTCGGTTTTTGGTGGCGCACTCGACATGAACTACCCACTCCAAAAACATGATTATTTTTCGGGCGGTGGCGGTTTGTCAACCACCATTTACGATTATGCAATTTTCCTGCAAATGTTGTTAAATGGTGGTGAATACAAGGGTGTACGGTTGTTGGCTCGCAATACGGTTCGCCTGATGACCATGAATCAAATTGGCGACCTGAGTCCAAATATTGGTGATCATGCCAGTGATAATAAATTCGGGTTTGGCTTTTTGGTTATTTCAGAAAATGGCAGCCGGTTTACTCCCAGCCAGGCAGGTACTTATTCCTGGGGTGGCGTCTTTTCAACCTCTTATTGGGTTGATCCTAAAGAAGATATGCTCGTCCTGATTTACCGGCAAATGTGGGGGCCGTATGTTACAAATACTGACAAAGCATTTAAACCGTTGGTGTATCAGGCGATCAACGATTGA